In the Pontibacillus sp. HMF3514 genome, TGCGGTTTTCTCTCGCCTCGGTGCGGTTTTCTCTCGCCTCGGTGCGGTTTTCTCTCGCCTCGGTGCGGTTTTCTCTCGCCTCGGTGTGGTTTTCTCTCGCCTCGGTGTGGTTTTCTCTCGCCTCGGTGCGGTTTTCTCTCGCCTCGGTGCGGTTTTCTCTTGCCTCGGTGCTGCTTTCTCTCGCCTCGGTGCTGCTTTCTCTCGCCTCGGTGCGGTTTTCTCTCGCCTCGGTGTGGTTTTCTCTCGCCTCGGTGCTGCTTTTTCTCGCCTCGGTGCTGCTTTCTCTCGCCTCGGTGCGGTTTTCTCTCGCCTCGGTGCTGCTTTCTCTCACCTCGGTGCGGTTTTCTCTCACCTCGGTGCGGTTTTCTCTCACCTCGGTGAGGCTCTCTCTCGCCTCGGTGCTGCTTTCTCTCTCTGCTATACACCGCTACACCGCTCCCAGCCTTATCCTATCTATAATCGAAAGCATTCTTTACAAAAGCAGGTAAATCATCTGGCTGTTTATAAATCCTCCCTTTTGTGTCACCACAATACTTCAAACCACTACTTTTTAACATTCTTAGTGAGACATCCTTATCAGAAATTAGAACAAAATCCCTAAACTCCCTATTCGTAATAGAATCTTTCCCTAATAAAAAATAGTCCGCTAACGCTAAAAGATGAGCATTTTTTGAACGATAACTACATGTAGGACACTGCCACCTTAAACGCACCCATTCCATAGCGTAACTTTCACATTGAGGGCACATGACTCCGCGGATAATATCAGAGGATTTTATTGAAAAGTATTGGAGGATATCTTGCTCTAGTGGAGTATTTTCAGCTAGTAGAGCATTTCGTATTTTATCAATATTAAATGTGGCGCGACCTTTATACAGTTTTTCAATCTCAACAATTTTGTCGACGATGTGGACTGCATTCATTAGGGGCCAGTTGTGATTATGGCTTTTTGGTGGGATTACCACTGTTGAAGGGTTGGTGAAGGCGACTAAAGGAATGACGGGGTAACCATAAATGCCTCGATACCGAAGCCATTCTTCTAACTGCTGCTTATGATGGGTTACTTGTAGTAATGGATCATCCATATGTTTAGTGATGCCATTTACCGTTTGTTCAAAATGCTTCTTATCTTCATTGTATGTGATGGTGCCCTTATGATTTTTGGCTTCTACTATAAATATAGCGTGGGGACTAAGGATAGGGGTGTCTATTTGAAAAGCATTTCCGAAAGCTCGCAATCGTACACCACGAATGACTTGATAGGATTTAAAAGGTAAAAAGCGTAGGTGATAATCAAGCGTAAGTTCTCCCTTGTGACCTGACCACCTTCTTTTCAAATTCTCTTCGACTAACTTCCTTTTTGGGTTATGCGGCGTGATTCTTCTTAAAACTCCTTCCTTTTGAGGGATGTCTAAAGGAATTTCTCTTTTGATATGATTCAGTCTCATCACTCCTCTCATTCTAGTAACATTATTTTACAACAGCCAATAAATTTTTTCATGCAAAAAAGAATTAATCAAACGTTTGATCAATTCCTTAACTCTGAAAATATCTTATTCTGCTACTTCCTTGAACTCAGTCTAATTCCAGCCACCTCTTATATATTTCCTTCTGAAGATCCGCATCGTTAAACATATCCATTTCCTTTTTAGCTTTAAAAATTAACCTTTCCCTTTGTAAATATTGAAAGGTTTTATAGATCTCTTGATTTTCTTTATGAAATTCATGGATGCGTTCCGTAAGCTCGTAATATGGATAATCTCCTGCTTTCCATTGTTCAAAGTAATTCCAGAGTGGCTCTAATGCTTCCTCTGTAACCTTTTTATGATATAAATCTAATATTTCACGGTCACGTTTTTTCTCTGCTTTTGACTTTTTCATAAGAATTTATCTCCTTTCACATCAGTCCCCTACTAACTGATTCATTTTATCCTAATATGACATCTTTCAATACGGAGGTTATACTATAAAATCTCTTCAAAGTCGACATTGAGTTGAGTGGTTAATATGTTTATTTAGATCGGCGCCACT is a window encoding:
- a CDS encoding nuclease-related domain-containing protein, which codes for MRLNHIKREIPLDIPQKEGVLRRITPHNPKRKLVEENLKRRWSGHKGELTLDYHLRFLPFKSYQVIRGVRLRAFGNAFQIDTPILSPHAIFIVEAKNHKGTITYNEDKKHFEQTVNGITKHMDDPLLQVTHHKQQLEEWLRYRGIYGYPVIPLVAFTNPSTVVIPPKSHNHNWPLMNAVHIVDKIVEIEKLYKGRATFNIDKIRNALLAENTPLEQDILQYFSIKSSDIIRGVMCPQCESYAMEWVRLRWQCPTCSYRSKNAHLLALADYFLLGKDSITNREFRDFVLISDKDVSLRMLKSSGLKYCGDTKGRIYKQPDDLPAFVKNAFDYR